The following are from one region of the Denitrobacterium detoxificans genome:
- a CDS encoding NHLP family bacteriocin export ABC transporter peptidase/permease/ATPase subunit, whose amino-acid sequence MERTKRPITSGIAKVPMIMQMEALECGAASLAMIMAYYGKWMPLEQVRADCGVSRDGTSLENLAKAARSYGLNIEGYQYDIEHLKAEGTLPCIVLWNVNRYVVLRGFRGGKAHLNDPARGSIKVPMSEFERSYGGVCLFFEPTDSFERGGKRKSTLEFARNRLRGAHAAVAFVAITTLIGYLFEMTTPAFSRFFMDHLLTGENKELLMPFIGLLAAVGVMQVLVSAVQSIYSLKINGKMAIVGSSAFMWKVLRMPMEFFSQRMAGDIQQRKTTNSVIARTLVNTFTPLVLNVAMMLFYLLIMVRYSIVLTAVGILAIVLNSFLASYISRKRVNITRVQMRDTGRLDSTTVSGIQMIETIKSSGAENGFFAKWAGYQASVNAATTRFANLNLYLGMVPNFLASLANYTVLVVGVFLVIQGNFSLGMVMAFQGYIQLFMSPAMLTIRAGQTLQEMRTQMERIDDVMDYPSDPNYRDDPIDEQADYDKLMGKVELRNITFGYSRLGDPLIEDFSMSVEPGHSVAFVGASGCGKSTLSKIIAGLYRPWEGEVLFDGKPMAEIDRSVFTGSVAVVDQDIILFEDTIANNIRMWDNSIENFEVIMAARDAQIHDDIVSRPGGYSGMILEGGRDLSGGQRQRLEIARVLAQDPRVVIMDEATSALDAKTEHELVEAVKERGVTCIVIAHRLSTIRDCDEIIVLDHGHVVERGTHDELYAKGGAYTELVIND is encoded by the coding sequence GTGGAACGAACCAAGCGTCCAATTACCTCGGGCATCGCGAAAGTGCCCATGATCATGCAGATGGAAGCGCTCGAGTGCGGCGCGGCCTCGCTTGCCATGATCATGGCGTACTACGGGAAATGGATGCCGCTCGAGCAGGTTCGCGCCGACTGCGGCGTTTCGCGCGATGGCACGAGCTTGGAAAACCTGGCCAAGGCAGCTCGCAGCTATGGCTTGAACATCGAAGGCTACCAATACGACATCGAGCATCTTAAAGCGGAGGGCACTCTGCCTTGCATCGTGCTCTGGAACGTGAATCGCTACGTTGTTCTGCGGGGCTTCAGGGGTGGCAAGGCCCATCTGAACGACCCCGCTCGGGGATCCATCAAGGTCCCGATGTCCGAATTCGAGCGTTCGTATGGCGGCGTCTGCCTGTTCTTCGAGCCAACCGATTCGTTCGAACGCGGGGGCAAGCGCAAGAGCACGCTGGAATTTGCGCGCAATCGCTTGCGCGGTGCGCATGCGGCCGTTGCCTTCGTGGCCATAACGACGCTCATCGGCTATCTCTTCGAGATGACGACCCCTGCGTTCAGCAGGTTCTTCATGGATCATCTGCTCACGGGCGAAAACAAGGAACTCCTCATGCCCTTCATTGGACTGCTGGCCGCCGTTGGCGTGATGCAGGTGCTGGTAAGCGCCGTGCAGTCCATCTACTCGCTCAAGATCAACGGCAAGATGGCCATCGTGGGCAGCAGTGCGTTCATGTGGAAGGTGCTGCGCATGCCCATGGAGTTCTTCTCGCAGCGCATGGCGGGCGATATCCAGCAGCGCAAGACGACCAATAGCGTTATTGCCAGAACGCTCGTAAACACGTTCACCCCGCTTGTCCTCAACGTGGCCATGATGCTGTTCTACCTGCTGATTATGGTGCGCTATTCGATTGTTCTCACCGCCGTTGGCATACTCGCCATCGTCCTCAATTCGTTTTTGGCCAGCTACATTTCCCGCAAGCGCGTGAACATCACGCGCGTTCAGATGCGCGATACGGGCAGGCTCGACTCGACCACCGTTTCGGGCATTCAGATGATCGAAACGATCAAGTCGTCGGGCGCGGAAAATGGCTTCTTCGCGAAGTGGGCTGGGTATCAGGCATCCGTGAATGCCGCCACTACGCGTTTCGCGAATCTCAATTTGTACCTGGGCATGGTTCCCAACTTCTTGGCGAGTCTGGCGAATTACACGGTGCTCGTGGTGGGCGTCTTCCTGGTTATCCAGGGGAATTTCTCTCTTGGTATGGTCATGGCCTTCCAGGGGTATATCCAGTTGTTCATGAGCCCCGCCATGCTTACCATCCGAGCTGGTCAGACGTTGCAGGAGATGCGCACGCAGATGGAGCGCATTGACGACGTGATGGATTACCCTTCCGACCCTAACTATCGCGACGATCCCATCGATGAGCAGGCTGATTACGACAAGCTTATGGGCAAGGTGGAGCTGCGGAACATCACGTTTGGCTACTCGCGCTTGGGCGATCCGCTCATCGAAGACTTTTCCATGAGCGTGGAACCGGGGCATAGCGTTGCGTTCGTGGGCGCTTCCGGATGCGGCAAGTCCACGCTTTCCAAGATCATCGCCGGTTTGTATAGGCCTTGGGAAGGCGAGGTCCTGTTCGACGGCAAGCCCATGGCGGAAATCGACCGCAGCGTGTTCACTGGTTCGGTGGCCGTTGTCGACCAGGACATCATTCTGTTCGAGGACACCATCGCCAACAACATTCGTATGTGGGACAACTCAATCGAGAACTTCGAGGTCATTATGGCGGCGCGCGATGCGCAGATTCACGATGACATCGTTTCGAGGCCCGGCGGCTACAGCGGCATGATTCTGGAAGGTGGTCGCGACCTTTCTGGCGGCCAGCGCCAGCGACTGGAAATCGCGCGCGTGCTCGCGCAAGATCCGCGCGTCGTCATCATGGACGAAGCCACGAGCGCGCTCGATGCGAAAACCGAGCATGAATTGGTGGAAGCGGTGAAGGAGCGCGGCGTTACCTGCATCGTCATCGCGCATCGCCTTTCCACCATTCGCGATTGCGACGAGATTATCGTGCTCGACCATGGACATGTGGTCGAGCGCGGAACGCATGACGAGCTGTACGCCAAGGGCGGCGCGTACACGGAACTGGTTATCAACGATTAG
- a CDS encoding dicarboxylate/amino acid:cation symporter has protein sequence MSPKVETGEPKKTMSLTTWILISLAAGIVVGIICSVVVPEGSPVDTYMIEGVFYVCGQWFIRLMQMLVVPLVFCSIVCGAASMSDPKLLGKVGLGTILMYLCTTALAVVIAILLAQLTSPGVGLDMASIVQVEPKATSTDQTMADMLINIVPTNIVAAMNSGAMLQIIFFALILGFILGRLGKKVATVNRFFTQFNAVMMYMIGLILKVAPLGIFCLIARTFANLGLTGILPMVKFIGTVYLGLFVQLFIVYMVILFLFTRLNPFHFLRKMLPVMLFAFSTSSSNASIPLNMETLEKKIGVDEKVASFTIPLGATINMDGTAIMQGAAVIFISQAFGIDLSFTALLTVVLTAVTASIGTAGVPGVGTIMLAMVFESVGLPAEGVAMIMGIDRLLDMGRTAINVTGDAVVTTCMAKMSGMLDAGVFRNNDYAAVSEEDLVESETDEPAGIADFTAEGDPTEIGEQGDPDKFTDIEVPHKQK, from the coding sequence GTGAGTCCGAAAGTCGAAACCGGTGAGCCGAAGAAGACAATGAGTCTCACCACGTGGATTCTCATTTCACTCGCAGCGGGCATTGTGGTTGGCATTATCTGCTCCGTTGTAGTTCCAGAGGGTTCACCAGTTGATACGTACATGATAGAGGGCGTGTTCTACGTCTGCGGCCAATGGTTCATCCGCCTTATGCAGATGCTGGTCGTGCCGCTCGTGTTCTGCTCCATTGTGTGCGGCGCGGCATCCATGAGCGACCCGAAGCTTCTGGGCAAGGTTGGCCTGGGTACCATCCTTATGTACCTGTGTACTACGGCCCTGGCCGTTGTCATCGCCATTCTGCTTGCGCAGCTAACCAGCCCGGGCGTTGGCCTTGACATGGCTTCCATCGTGCAGGTCGAGCCGAAGGCCACTTCCACTGACCAGACCATGGCCGACATGCTCATCAACATCGTTCCCACGAACATTGTTGCGGCCATGAATAGCGGCGCCATGCTGCAGATTATCTTCTTCGCGCTCATCCTGGGCTTCATCCTGGGTCGCCTGGGCAAGAAGGTCGCCACGGTCAATCGCTTCTTCACGCAGTTCAACGCCGTCATGATGTACATGATCGGCCTCATTTTGAAGGTAGCGCCGCTGGGCATCTTCTGCCTGATTGCGCGCACGTTCGCGAATCTGGGTCTTACGGGCATCCTGCCCATGGTGAAGTTCATCGGTACGGTGTACCTGGGCCTGTTTGTTCAGCTGTTCATCGTGTACATGGTCATCCTGTTCCTGTTCACGCGCCTGAACCCGTTCCATTTCCTGCGCAAGATGCTGCCGGTTATGCTGTTCGCGTTCTCGACCAGCTCTTCCAACGCCTCCATCCCGCTGAACATGGAAACGCTCGAGAAGAAGATTGGCGTCGACGAGAAGGTCGCGTCGTTCACTATTCCGCTGGGTGCCACCATCAACATGGACGGCACGGCTATCATGCAGGGCGCCGCGGTTATCTTCATTTCGCAGGCGTTTGGTATCGACCTTTCGTTCACGGCACTGCTCACGGTTGTCTTAACGGCCGTTACGGCCTCCATTGGCACGGCGGGCGTGCCTGGCGTTGGTACCATTATGTTGGCCATGGTGTTCGAGTCCGTTGGCCTGCCCGCTGAAGGCGTTGCCATGATCATGGGCATCGACCGTCTGCTCGATATGGGCCGTACCGCCATTAACGTTACGGGCGACGCCGTGGTTACCACGTGCATGGCCAAAATGTCGGGAATGCTGGATGCGGGCGTATTCCGCAATAACGATTACGCCGCTGTAAGCGAGGAAGACCTGGTGGAGTCCGAGACCGACGAGCCCGCGGGCATTGCCGATTTCACCGCCGAAGGGGATCCCACCGAAATCGGCGAGCAAGGCGACCCTGACAAGTTCACCGATATCGAGGTGCCCCATAAGCAGAAGTAG
- a CDS encoding SDR family NAD(P)-dependent oxidoreductase — protein sequence MFDFSGKVVAVTGASSGLGKQMAEGYAQQGANLVLLARRVERLEASAKEFSEKYGVEVLPVACDVTDEASIDAAVAAADEKFGHIEVLVNSAGGEKGTGTKLVDFDRGDWDFTMNLDLTSIFTMCKKVGGYMVKNIEAGKQGYGRIINIASIYGLVGNTAIPTIAYHASKGAVVNFTRGAAAELAPQGVTVNAICPGYFYTELTTETLDTEYFQNFAKSTVPMQRYGQSGELNAAAIFLGSEEASYVTGQMIAVDGGYTAV from the coding sequence ATGTTCGATTTTTCTGGCAAAGTAGTAGCGGTTACCGGCGCGTCTTCCGGTCTTGGCAAGCAGATGGCAGAAGGCTATGCGCAGCAGGGTGCCAACTTGGTTCTTCTTGCTCGTCGCGTTGAGCGTCTTGAGGCCAGCGCCAAGGAGTTTTCCGAGAAGTACGGCGTCGAGGTACTGCCTGTTGCCTGTGACGTTACCGACGAAGCTTCCATCGATGCTGCCGTGGCTGCGGCCGACGAGAAGTTTGGCCATATCGAGGTACTGGTGAACTCTGCTGGCGGCGAGAAGGGCACGGGCACGAAGCTCGTCGACTTCGATCGTGGCGACTGGGATTTCACGATGAACCTGGACCTTACCTCCATCTTTACGATGTGCAAGAAGGTTGGCGGCTACATGGTGAAGAACATCGAAGCTGGCAAGCAGGGCTATGGCCGCATCATTAACATCGCTTCCATCTATGGTCTGGTTGGCAATACCGCCATCCCCACCATTGCCTATCACGCTTCCAAGGGCGCCGTGGTGAACTTCACGCGTGGCGCTGCCGCCGAGCTGGCTCCGCAGGGCGTTACCGTGAATGCCATCTGCCCGGGCTACTTCTACACCGAGCTCACCACCGAAACGCTCGACACCGAGTACTTCCAGAACTTCGCGAAGAGCACGGTGCCCATGCAGCGCTACGGTCAGTCGGGCGAGCTGAACGCAGCCGCCATCTTCCTGGGCTCCGAAGAGGCCAGCTACGTCACCGGTCAGATGATCGCCGTTGACGGCGGCTACACTGCCGTGTAA
- a CDS encoding chloride channel protein, giving the protein MRREAVANIAAFVATVAVCIVLALLFSVAVDLSFWVFTHVEHVAILLPAVGFATVLYYDLAHVPFGTATGSVIESLRQATAKARAANGEEGAEYEVPPALIPMIFLGTCLTILCGGSVGKEAGALQMSMSAAAAIRRLFHVKTRHLTFLASCGMAAALAVLLGMPLASAVLAIELMRGFDCRVRDLAGVLLAALAGSACAQALGVQGLVPVSHVVLPAIAQAPQFLLVVVACAAAGALFCFVVVRGKQLIAKYVAPIWVAPVVGGVLAAALLLLTPDAASLSGTGMNYVAAALQGSVASPYFLGKLLFTAFLLVHGFKGGEIMPTMCIGATCGCWVATLVGLDPSFGAVVGIVAGLASAANCPLAAALLGAELLGVAGIPWIVGGAFVAFACTMRLSLYGNTYSLAALLPRLRRVR; this is encoded by the coding sequence ATGCGTAGGGAGGCGGTTGCGAACATAGCGGCATTCGTTGCGACGGTGGCCGTGTGCATCGTGCTTGCCTTGCTCTTTTCGGTTGCCGTCGACCTGTCGTTTTGGGTGTTCACGCATGTCGAGCATGTGGCCATCTTGCTTCCCGCGGTAGGGTTTGCCACGGTGCTCTATTACGACCTGGCGCACGTGCCGTTCGGCACGGCAACGGGATCCGTTATCGAGTCGCTGCGCCAGGCGACCGCAAAGGCCCGCGCTGCCAATGGGGAAGAAGGCGCCGAATACGAGGTTCCTCCAGCCCTCATTCCCATGATCTTCCTGGGCACCTGCCTTACCATTCTCTGCGGCGGATCGGTGGGGAAGGAGGCGGGCGCTCTGCAGATGAGCATGTCCGCCGCCGCTGCGATTCGTCGGCTGTTTCACGTGAAAACCCGGCATCTCACGTTCCTTGCCTCGTGTGGCATGGCTGCTGCCCTAGCGGTGCTTCTGGGCATGCCTCTGGCCTCGGCCGTGCTTGCGATAGAGCTCATGCGGGGGTTCGACTGTCGTGTTCGTGATCTGGCTGGCGTGCTTCTGGCTGCCCTTGCGGGGTCGGCCTGCGCCCAGGCTCTTGGCGTGCAGGGCCTTGTTCCCGTGAGTCATGTGGTGTTGCCTGCCATCGCGCAGGCTCCGCAGTTCTTGCTGGTCGTTGTGGCGTGTGCGGCGGCGGGCGCGTTGTTCTGCTTTGTGGTGGTCCGGGGCAAGCAGCTTATCGCGAAGTACGTGGCTCCCATCTGGGTGGCCCCCGTCGTAGGCGGCGTGCTCGCTGCGGCGCTCCTGCTGCTGACGCCCGATGCCGCCAGCCTGTCGGGTACGGGCATGAACTACGTGGCCGCAGCGCTTCAAGGCTCGGTCGCAAGCCCTTATTTCCTGGGAAAACTCCTGTTCACGGCTTTCTTGCTCGTTCATGGGTTCAAGGGTGGCGAAATCATGCCCACGATGTGTATCGGCGCCACGTGCGGATGCTGGGTGGCCACGTTGGTGGGGCTCGATCCCTCCTTTGGCGCAGTCGTTGGCATTGTGGCGGGGCTCGCTTCTGCGGCGAATTGCCCCCTTGCGGCAGCCTTGCTGGGAGCCGAGCTGCTGGGCGTGGCGGGCATTCCCTGGATTGTTGGCGGCGCGTTCGTGGCGTTTGCATGCACCATGCGGCTGAGCCTCTACGGAAACACGTATTCGCTTGCGGCGCTCCTTCCGCGTCTGCGGCGCGTTCGTTGA
- a CDS encoding (Fe-S)-binding protein has translation MNECELTAIHDAAARCIECGICETVQDEGCGCTPGMWGPFARHLAEEAARGPIDSATERLLFTCSLCDGCTQACPVDISAANIVREGRRAFHGQHSSARERWRPMMVDLAGNSFARLRAWRDISYDDAALDPHQPCASLFFPGCTLSTYSPELTMATFDYLASRHLADGMTALCCGNPLWGLGLKERGDTYANALSERLAMLGTKYIIAGCPNCYRALRQSQANGLIAKDIEISALPQVLVDAGARIPAERSIAPNAETFCVYDSCSDRATRAFGNAVRALLPPGSWREMQHAGEDALCCGSGGMVSFYDVSVCQTRRTRCVGEFRETNADCLVTACVSCTNSMLRSGTPVSAHHYLELLFDTPIRWEAHRAASIELAQSDERNGMPAGLNDPILP, from the coding sequence ATGAACGAATGCGAACTAACAGCCATCCACGACGCAGCAGCGCGTTGCATAGAGTGCGGCATCTGCGAAACGGTGCAAGACGAGGGCTGCGGCTGCACGCCGGGCATGTGGGGGCCATTTGCCCGTCACCTCGCCGAAGAGGCCGCGCGCGGTCCCATCGACTCCGCTACCGAACGCCTGCTGTTCACCTGCTCCCTCTGCGATGGCTGCACACAGGCATGCCCCGTCGACATCAGCGCCGCCAACATAGTGCGTGAGGGCAGACGCGCCTTTCACGGCCAGCACTCATCCGCACGCGAACGCTGGCGACCCATGATGGTCGACCTTGCGGGTAACTCCTTCGCACGCTTGCGCGCATGGCGCGACATATCCTACGACGATGCGGCGCTCGACCCGCACCAGCCTTGTGCATCGCTGTTCTTCCCGGGCTGCACGCTCAGCACATATAGCCCCGAGCTCACCATGGCCACGTTTGACTACCTGGCCAGCAGGCATCTCGCCGACGGCATGACGGCCCTTTGCTGCGGAAACCCCCTCTGGGGTCTTGGTCTGAAAGAACGAGGCGACACATATGCGAACGCGTTGAGCGAACGCCTTGCCATGCTGGGCACGAAGTACATCATCGCCGGATGCCCAAACTGCTACCGCGCACTGCGGCAAAGCCAGGCAAACGGCCTCATCGCCAAAGATATCGAAATAAGCGCCCTTCCCCAGGTGCTCGTCGATGCCGGCGCGCGCATTCCTGCCGAGCGTTCCATTGCACCCAACGCAGAAACATTCTGCGTATACGACTCATGCTCCGATCGCGCGACACGCGCGTTCGGCAACGCCGTCCGAGCACTGCTTCCCCCGGGGTCATGGCGCGAAATGCAACATGCGGGAGAAGACGCGCTCTGCTGCGGCTCGGGTGGCATGGTCTCCTTCTACGATGTGAGCGTATGCCAGACGCGGCGCACGCGCTGCGTGGGCGAATTCCGGGAAACCAACGCCGACTGCCTCGTTACCGCATGCGTGAGCTGCACGAATTCCATGCTTCGCTCGGGCACGCCCGTTTCCGCACATCATTATCTGGAGCTGCTGTTCGACACCCCCATACGCTGGGAAGCCCACCGGGCCGCAAGCATCGAGCTGGCGCAAAGCGACGAACGCAACGGCATGCCCGCCGGATTAAACGACCCGATACTCCCCTAG
- a CDS encoding ATP-binding cassette domain-containing protein, with protein MGLFDEQIRQRKQGDQAVFEDSILRMASAVVGTATAGSFATSRIVTKEAVDDILKYYGINPVEIPPEITDPDEQLEYALRPHGIMHRMVGLGEDWYKDAIGPMIAYRESDGAPVPVFPKPHTGYWFRDERGRKTDVNAQTIGEFAHEARCFYRPLPLGEIGITDLFAYMRQCVNAVDVGLLVILALGVTLTGMVLPIIAKMLTGFVVDTRSYPILWSSAAFLLCAALSQQLISATRDVAIARIRTKVATSVSAAVMMRVLSLPTAFFRKYSAGELASRCSAANSLVDLLITNVVSLGVAALFSLLYVVQIGQFAPALMLPAVLIIVATVAVNLATSLVQMRVTRQQMKYSAKENGKSFALINGVQKIKLAGAEKRAFAQWARAYTKSAELEYNPPLFLKLSGAITSAVSLAGAIVLYYLAVVSGMSPSDYVAFFAAYGMVMAAFASLSEVVRASAQIRPYLEMVEPILRAEPEVSQGKEILTRLSGRIELNDVYFRYNEQSPYMAKGLNLRIRPGEYLAIVGKSGCGKSTLVRLLLGFETPEKGAIYYDGRDMANSDLRSLRRRIGTVTQDGMLFSGDIYSNITISAPQLSVEDAWRAAEIADIADDIRAMPRGMSTMISEGSGGISGGQKQRLMIARAVAPRPHVLIFDEATSALDNRTQQQVSNALDELNCTRIVIAHRLSTIKNCDRILYLEDGCIVEDGTYEELVAKGGLFAELVERQRLDI; from the coding sequence ATGGGATTATTTGACGAGCAGATACGCCAGCGCAAGCAAGGCGACCAGGCGGTTTTCGAAGACTCCATCCTGCGTATGGCCTCCGCTGTGGTGGGAACCGCTACCGCGGGTTCGTTCGCCACCTCGCGCATCGTAACGAAGGAAGCCGTCGACGATATCCTGAAGTATTACGGCATCAATCCCGTGGAGATTCCTCCCGAGATAACCGACCCCGACGAACAGCTGGAATATGCGCTGCGTCCGCATGGCATCATGCATCGTATGGTGGGCCTGGGCGAAGACTGGTACAAGGATGCCATTGGTCCGATGATTGCGTATCGTGAGTCCGATGGGGCTCCCGTGCCGGTGTTCCCCAAGCCACATACGGGCTATTGGTTCCGCGATGAGCGAGGGCGCAAGACCGATGTCAATGCTCAGACGATTGGCGAGTTTGCCCACGAGGCGCGCTGTTTTTATCGCCCGCTTCCCCTGGGGGAGATTGGCATTACCGACCTGTTCGCGTATATGCGGCAATGCGTGAACGCAGTTGACGTGGGCTTGCTCGTGATTCTTGCGCTGGGCGTGACGCTTACGGGTATGGTGCTGCCCATCATCGCGAAGATGCTTACGGGTTTCGTGGTGGATACGCGAAGCTATCCCATTCTCTGGTCGTCCGCGGCGTTCCTTCTATGTGCCGCTCTTTCCCAGCAGCTCATATCGGCAACGCGCGACGTTGCCATAGCGCGCATACGCACGAAGGTGGCAACGTCCGTTTCGGCGGCGGTCATGATGCGCGTGCTCAGCTTGCCCACGGCGTTTTTCCGCAAGTACAGTGCGGGCGAGTTGGCAAGCAGATGCTCGGCCGCGAATAGCCTGGTAGATCTGCTCATTACGAACGTTGTTTCGCTGGGCGTAGCGGCTTTGTTCTCGTTGCTGTATGTCGTGCAGATTGGGCAGTTTGCTCCTGCGCTCATGCTGCCCGCCGTTCTGATCATCGTGGCTACGGTTGCGGTGAACCTTGCTACGTCACTCGTTCAGATGCGCGTTACGCGCCAGCAGATGAAATACTCTGCCAAGGAAAACGGTAAGAGCTTCGCGCTCATCAATGGCGTGCAGAAGATCAAGCTTGCCGGTGCCGAAAAGCGCGCGTTTGCCCAGTGGGCTCGTGCTTATACGAAGAGCGCCGAACTGGAGTACAATCCGCCGCTGTTCCTGAAGCTGAGCGGGGCCATTACTTCGGCCGTTTCGCTTGCTGGCGCCATCGTGCTGTATTACCTCGCGGTGGTTTCAGGCATGAGCCCGTCCGATTACGTTGCCTTCTTCGCGGCGTATGGCATGGTTATGGCTGCCTTTGCGTCGCTGTCAGAGGTCGTGCGCGCGTCCGCGCAGATTCGCCCATACTTGGAAATGGTCGAGCCCATCTTGCGCGCCGAACCCGAGGTGTCTCAGGGCAAGGAAATTCTCACCAGGCTTTCGGGCCGCATCGAGCTGAATGACGTCTACTTCCGTTACAACGAGCAGTCGCCTTACATGGCGAAGGGGCTTAATCTGCGCATCCGCCCGGGCGAGTACCTGGCAATCGTGGGCAAATCGGGATGCGGCAAGTCCACGCTCGTGCGCTTGCTGCTGGGTTTCGAAACGCCGGAAAAGGGCGCCATCTACTACGATGGCAGGGACATGGCGAATTCGGATTTGCGTTCCCTGCGTCGTCGCATTGGTACGGTTACCCAAGATGGCATGCTGTTTTCGGGCGATATCTACTCGAACATCACCATTTCCGCGCCGCAGCTTTCCGTGGAGGATGCTTGGCGCGCGGCGGAAATCGCCGATATCGCTGACGACATTCGCGCCATGCCCCGGGGCATGAGCACCATGATCTCGGAAGGGTCGGGCGGCATTTCGGGTGGTCAGAAGCAGCGTCTCATGATTGCGCGCGCCGTGGCGCCCCGCCCCCACGTTCTCATTTTCGACGAAGCCACGAGCGCCCTGGACAATCGCACGCAGCAGCAAGTTTCCAATGCGCTCGACGAGCTGAACTGTACGCGCATCGTGATTGCGCATCGCCTTTCCACCATCAAGAATTGCGACCGTATCTTGTACCTGGAAGACGGCTGCATTGTGGAAGACGGTACCTACGAAGAGCTCGTTGCGAAGGGCGGCCTTTTCGCCGAGCTGGTGGAGCGCCAACGCCTCGACATCTAG
- a CDS encoding SLC13 family permease, whose product MLNIIRIFVHNHAMLCVAVAAALVTSVFAMPSWEELGASIDVRVIALLFCLMAAVAGLVAHGALSRIARRLIAHASNARKLYALLVFAPFFVSMLVTNDVALLAFVPLTVTTLLMADRRGDIAHVAVAQAVAANLGSMVTPFGNPQNLFIYLTYDVSAWEFACAIAPYCALSFVLIALRCVAWPKTPVVISASEGKRAPVTAEAPDATRPASRSRVFSSERSWCAFYLVLFVFGVLAVVRLVPWQIACVVVALCVALLDRTTLKRVDWSLLATFVCFFVFSGNMACIPAIEGALTWAVGQAPFATSLLASQVISNVPSAVLLSHFTGDWHALLLGVDLGGLGTPVASLASLIALRAFRLVPGSTTREFMVPFLKLNVAFLACLVVAYALMG is encoded by the coding sequence ATGTTGAACATCATTCGCATATTCGTACATAACCATGCCATGCTGTGCGTGGCTGTCGCCGCTGCGCTCGTTACGAGCGTGTTTGCCATGCCGTCGTGGGAAGAGCTGGGCGCCTCGATTGACGTGCGCGTCATCGCGCTGCTCTTCTGCCTTATGGCGGCTGTCGCTGGATTAGTGGCGCATGGTGCGCTGTCGCGTATTGCGCGTCGCCTTATCGCTCATGCCTCCAACGCGCGTAAGCTGTACGCGCTGCTCGTGTTCGCGCCGTTCTTCGTGTCGATGCTCGTCACCAACGACGTGGCGTTGCTCGCGTTCGTTCCTCTTACGGTGACCACGCTGCTCATGGCGGATCGTCGCGGCGACATTGCGCATGTGGCGGTTGCCCAGGCGGTGGCCGCGAACCTGGGCAGCATGGTCACGCCGTTTGGCAACCCGCAAAACCTGTTCATTTACCTTACGTACGACGTGAGCGCGTGGGAGTTCGCGTGCGCCATCGCTCCGTATTGCGCCTTGTCCTTCGTGCTCATCGCTCTGCGCTGCGTGGCGTGGCCGAAGACGCCGGTCGTCATCTCGGCGAGCGAGGGCAAACGTGCGCCCGTTACCGCCGAGGCGCCTGACGCAACCCGGCCTGCATCGCGCAGCCGCGTGTTCTCCAGCGAGCGCTCGTGGTGCGCGTTCTACCTGGTGCTCTTTGTGTTTGGCGTGCTTGCGGTCGTGCGGCTTGTTCCCTGGCAGATTGCGTGCGTGGTGGTTGCGCTTTGCGTGGCGCTGCTTGACCGCACAACGCTGAAGCGCGTTGACTGGTCGCTACTTGCGACGTTCGTATGCTTCTTCGTGTTCTCGGGCAATATGGCGTGCATTCCCGCTATCGAAGGTGCCCTTACCTGGGCGGTGGGTCAGGCGCCCTTTGCGACGTCGCTGTTGGCAAGCCAGGTAATCAGCAATGTGCCCAGTGCGGTTTTGCTCTCGCATTTCACGGGGGACTGGCATGCGCTGCTTCTGGGCGTGGACTTGGGTGGGCTGGGTACGCCCGTTGCCTCGCTTGCAAGCCTTATTGCGCTTCGAGCGTTTCGCCTGGTGCCCGGTTCCACCACGCGCGAATTCATGGTGCCGTTCCTAAAGCTGAACGTGGCGTTCCTCGCATGCCTTGTCGTGGCGTATGCCCTGATGGGATAG